CTTTCAATAAGATAGACACGCATGAGGCGATTTGATCGAATTACTTTCGCCAAAAAACAAACAGATAAACACCTCATGCGTGACGTACGTATCTTACATGATTTGCTTAAAAATCAATGCCCTTTAGTCCACAACAAACGACTTAAATCGCTGATGACAGCCGTTCAATCTCTGCTTGATGGTCAACAGCTATCGCTCACTGAGCTTGGGCGCAATATCTCTGGCTCCGTCGCCGCCAAACACAACATCAAGCGCATCGACCGATTGCTTGGTAATGGCTCGCTTCATCAAGAGCGACTCGCCATTTATCGCTGGCATGCAAGGCTGCTGTGTGGAGCCAATCCAATGCCCATTATCTTGGTCGATTGGTCGGATGTTCGCGAGCAAATGCGCCATCAAACCCTACGTGCCTCGGTGAGTTTTGAA
The sequence above is a segment of the Echinimonas agarilytica genome. Coding sequences within it:
- a CDS encoding IS4 family transposase; translated protein: MRDVRILHDLLKNQCPLVHNKRLKSLMTAVQSLLDGQQLSLTELGRNISGSVAAKHNIKRIDRLLGNGSLHQERLAIYRWHARLLCGANPMPIILVDWSDVREQMRHQTLRASVSFEGRSVTIYERVFAFAEYNSPVSHNPFIDELASILPVNCCPLIVTDAGYRNPWFRAIEAKGWFWLGRVRGDVGFRPKGDKHWHSNKSYYPTANAKARLLGEGELGRKSPIRAAL